A single Ziziphus jujuba cultivar Dongzao chromosome 11, ASM3175591v1 DNA region contains:
- the LOC132799988 gene encoding uncharacterized protein LOC132799988, with product MVIMGAALSSTTEKSFRCIYLVASSNIWARQHIAWKIKPLATMSTKFSASSLILNQSFPNPYNTGLLRAAFIRQGTSNWQLKHKSLNGSQIRSINIGDRSNDYGMGTTADRYFPKFSGQGNPHEITNRGDYESTENGILYKDIVHGENGKCIQKGGKIVIRYKIYDERKNRASPDTPEQTIRFDKIPTGVREGIATMKLKGRRLIIIPRNLAGYHQDVKHGEHAIYDVTLLKIY from the exons ATGGTGATCATGGGCGCTGCACTTTCTTCCACTACCGAGAAATCATTTCGCTGTATCTATCTTGTCGCTTCCTCCAACATTTGGGCGAGACAACATATTGCTTGGAAGATTAAACCTCTTGCAACCATGTCGACCAAATTCTCTGCATCATCTCTCATTTTGAACCAATCGTTTCCTAATCCTT ATAATACTGGTCTTCTAAGGGCAGCATTTATCAGGCAAGGGACTTCCAATTGGCAACTAAAGCATAAAAGCCTTAacgg CTCGCAGATAAGATCTATTAACATCGGGGATCGTTCTAATGATTACGGAATGGGGACAACGGCAGATCGATACTTCCCAAAATTTAGTGGACAAG GTAATCCTCACGAAATTACAAATCGGGGTGATTATGAGTCAACTGAAAATGGTATCTTGTACAAAGATATTGTACACGGCGAAAATGGAAAGTGTATTCAAAAGGGTGGCAAG ATTGTTATACGCTACAAAATCTATGACGAGCGAAAGAATCGCGCAAGCCCAGACACACCAGAGCAGACGATCCGGTTTGATAAAATTCCTACAG GAGTCCGTGAAGGCATTGCAACCATGAAATTAAAAGGAAGAAGACTAATAATTATTCCTCGAAATCTTGCCGGTTATCATCAG GATGTGAAACATGGGGAACATGCAATTTACGATGTGACATTACTCAAGATTTACTAG